In Limisalsivibrio acetivorans, one genomic interval encodes:
- a CDS encoding HNH endonuclease gives MDSIFFDAADDKHIKKEKEKARLLRRKQWWKQKVDAGVCHYCGCSFRPDELTMDHVVPLARGGTSTKGNVVPSCKECNSKKKYMLPTEWEEYLNALGNEEKEE, from the coding sequence ATGGATTCAATATTCTTTGATGCTGCGGACGATAAACACATAAAAAAAGAGAAGGAAAAGGCCAGGCTTCTGCGCCGTAAACAATGGTGGAAACAGAAGGTCGATGCTGGTGTGTGCCATTACTGCGGATGCAGTTTCAGACCAGATGAGCTTACGATGGACCATGTCGTACCCCTCGCCAGAGGCGGAACAAGCACAAAGGGGAATGTTGTACCCTCCTGTAAGGAATGCAATTCAAAAAAGAAATATATGCTCCCCACTGAGTGGGAGGAGTACCTTAACGCCCTTGGAAATGAGGAGAAGGAAGAATGA